Proteins encoded within one genomic window of Triticum aestivum cultivar Chinese Spring chromosome 2D, IWGSC CS RefSeq v2.1, whole genome shotgun sequence:
- the LOC123048160 gene encoding ABC transporter B family member 4, protein MDAAAVGAEGEESVGQHEKVSFMGLFRHADGKDQLLMLVGTVAALANGMTTPLMTVFFGDVLDAFGGATDANVLQRVNKAVLNFVYLGIGAAVISFLQVSCWTITGERQASLIRSEYLKSVLRQDISFFDTEMTTGQVVSKMSGDTVLVQDAIGEKVGKFQNLVAAFLGGFIVGFVKGWILSLVMLACVPPILFAAGVVAKVLSKISSRGQASYSNAGNIVEQTIGAIKTVVSFNGEKKAIISYNKLIHKAYKTDVEEGLTNGFGMASVLFVFYSSYGLAIWYGGKLVLAKGYTGGQVITVLLAIMTGAMSLGNAAPCMTAFIEGQSAAHRLFTTIKRKPEIDPNNNSGEKLVDMRGDIELKDVYFSYPTRRGQLIFDGFSLHVPSGTTMAIVGESGSGKSTVISLVERFYDPQAGEVLIDGVNIKDLQLDSIRRKISLVGQEPLLFMTSIKDNITYGKEDATIEEIKRAAKLANAAIFIDKLPNGYDTMVGQRGAQLSGGQKQRIAIARAIIKNPRILLLDEATSALDVESERIVQEALDRIMVDRTTLVVAHRLTTVRNVDCISVIQQGKIVQQGSHDELILNLDGAYSQLILLQESHVEQKMDHRLSASISSTSLSLKRSISASLGNNNELSCTLPFGLPSTIEMPGEYDTHGNNQKEKNGEGEAPKKDPMVRLAILNKPEVPILILGSLAAAVHGVIFPVFGLVISSAIKSLYEPADKLRSDTSFWGMMCFVMGIISVITIPAEFLLFGIAGGKLIERIRALSFQSIVHQEVAWFDDPRNSSGALGARLSIDALNVRRLVGDNLSLIIQLSSTLVTGVVISMIADWKLALITMCVIPLVGLQSYAHVKFLNGFSQDAKMMYEDASQVATDAVSSIRTIASFCCEKRITRIYDRKCRASVNQGVKTGIVGGIGFGFSYLTLYLTYGLCFYVGGQFVRQGKSNFGEVFKVFFALVLATMGVSETSAMASDSKKAKDSAISIFTLLDRVSEIDSRSNQGLILDEVKGNIDFQQVSFKYPSRLDIQIFHDFTLHIPSRKTVALVGESGSGKSTVITLLERFYNPDSGTIQLDGVEIKSLNINWFRNQIGLVSQEPILFNDTIRANIAYGKDGDVTEEELIAAAKISNAHEFISSLPQGYGTFVGERGAQLSGGQKQRVAIARAILKDPKILLLDEATSALDAESERIVQNALDHVMVGRTTIVVAHRLSTIKGADIIAVLKDGAIVEKGSHDSLVNIKDGLYASLVELRSASP, encoded by the exons ATGGACGCAGCAGCAGTTGGTGCCGAGGGAGAGgagagcgtggggcagcacgagaAGGTGTCCTTCATGGGGCTGTTCCGGCATGCCGACGGCAAGGACCAGCTGCTGATGCTGGTCGGCACGGTGGCCGCGCTGGCCAACGGCATGACCACGCCCCTCATGACCGTCTTCTTCGGCGACGTCCTCGACGCTTTTGGCGGCGCCACCGACGCCAACGTCCTCCAGCGCGTCAACAAG GCGGTTCTGAACTTTGTCTACTTGGGTATCGGAGCAGCAGTCATATCCTTTCTTC AGGTGTCATGCTGGACAATTACCGGTGAAAGGCAGGCATCACTCATTCGATCTGAATACCTCAAATCTGTCTTGAGACAGGATATTTCATTCTTTGACACAGAAATGACAACTGGGCAAGTAGTTTCAAAAATGTCTGGTGATACAGTGCTAGTTCAAGATGCTATTGGTGAGAAG GTCGGCAAGTTCCAAAACCTCGTGGCTGCTTTCCTTGGTGGTTTCATTGTAGGTTTTGTGAAAGGATGGATTCTATCTCTTGTCATGTTGGCATGCGTACCTCCAATTTTATTTGCTGCAGGAGTAGTGGCAAAAGTATTGTCAAAAATCTCTAGCAGAGGTCAAGCATCATACAGTAATGCGGGGAACATTGTCGAACAGACAATTGGAGCCATAAAAACA GTTGTTTCTTTCAATGGAGAGAAGAAGGCCATCATATCGTACAATAAACTAATACACAAAGCATACAAGACTGATGTTGAGGAAGGACTTACCAATGGCTTTGGCATGGCATCTGTTTTGTTCGTATTCTACTCTAGCTATGGTTTAGCCATATGGTACGGTGGAAAGTTGGTACTTGCAAAAGGATACACAGGAGGACAAGTCATCACTGTCTTATTGGCTATCATGACTGGGGCAAT GTCTTTAGGTAATGCAGCCCCATGTATGACTGCCTTTATAGAAGGACAATCAGCAGCACATAGATTATTCACAACAATCAAGAGGAAACCAGAGATTGACCCTAACAACAATAGTGGTGAGAAACTAGTAGACATGAGGGGTGATATTGAGCTAAAGGATGTCTATTTTAGCTACCCAACAAGGCGTGGGCAACTAATATTTGATGGATTCTCACTACATGTGCCTAGTGGCACTACAATGGCTATAGTTGGAGAGAGTGGGAGTGGCAAGTCAACTGTGATTAGTCTTGTAGAGAGATTCTATGATCCGCAAGCTGGAGAGGTTTTGATTGACGGGGTTAATATAAAAGATTTACAGCTTGATTCGATAAGAAGGAAAATTTCTCTTGTTGGCCAAGAGCCCTTGCTCTTTATGACATCAATTAAAGATAACATAACATATGGAAAAGAAGATGCAACAATTGAGGAGATCAAGAGAGCCGCTAAGCTCGCCAACGCAGCAATTTTTATCGATAAGTTGCCCAAT GGTTATGACACAATGGTTGGCCAGCGTGGTGCTCAACTTTCAGGGGGACAAAAGCAAAGGATTGCAATTGCTAGGGCAATCATTAAAAACCCCAGAATACTTTTGTTAGACGAGGCTACTAGTGCATTAGATGTGGAGTCAGAGAGGATAGTTCAGGAGGCATTGGATAGGATCATGGTGGACAGAACTACGCTTGTGGTTGCACATCGTCTAACTACTGTGAGAAACGTTGATTGCATATCAGTTATTCAACAAGGAAAGATAGTTCAACAAG GTTCCCATGATGAATTAATACTAAACTTAGATGGTGCCTACTCTCAACTTATTCTGCTCCAAGAAAGTCATGTAGAGCAGAAAATGGACCATCGACTATCTGCTTCAATATCAAGTACAAGCCTGTCATTGAAGCGGTCGATTAGTGCTTCACTAGGAAATAATAATGAGCTTTCTTGCACACTCCCATTCGGGCTACCTAGCACAATTGAGATGCCTGGAGAATATGACACACATGGAAATAATCAAAAAGAGAAGAATGGTGAGGGAGAGGCACCAAAGAAAGATCCTATGGTACGTCTAGCAATTCTTAACAAGCCAGAGGTACCTATTCTTATATTAGGATCCCTAGCTGCGGCAGTTCATGGAGTTATTTTTCCAGTGTTTGGTTTAGTGATTTCAAGTGCAATTAAATCTTTATATGAGCCGGCAGATAAACTTAGAAGTGATACAAGTTTTTGGGGTATGATGTGCTTTGTTATGGGTATCATATCAGTAATCACAATACCAGCAGAGTTCTTATTATTTGGAATAGCTGGAGGCAAGCTTATAGAGCGCATCCGAGCTTTGTCATTTCAAAGCATTGTTCACCAAGAAGTTGCTTGGTTTGATGATCCTAGAAATTCCAG CGGAGCACTTGGTGCAAGACTATCAATTGATGCTTTGAATGTCCGGCGTTTAGTGGGCGATAACTTGTCATTAATTATTCAACTTAGCTCAACGCTTGTCACAGGAGTTGTCATTTCTATGATAGCTGACTGGAAGCTAGCTTTGATCACCATGTGTGTGATTCCACTTGTGGGTCTTCAAAGTTATGCCCACGTGAAGTTCCTGAATGGTTTTAGTCAAGATGCTAAG ATGATGTATGAAGATGCAAGTCAAGTGGCCACGGATGCAGTTAGTAGTATAAGGACAATAGCTTCCTTTTGTTGTGAGAAAAGAATTACAAGAATATATGATCGTAAATGTAGAGCCTCAGTGAATCAAGGAGTCAAAACAGGAATAGTTGGGGGTATTGGATTTGGTTTCTCATACTTGACATTGTACCTCACATACGGCCTTTGTTTCTATGTCGGGGGGCAATTTGTGCGACAAGGCAAATCAAATTTTGGTGAAGTTTTTAAG GTTTTCTTTGCACTGGTCTTAGCAACTATGGGAGTATCTGAAACAAGTGCAATGGCCTCCGATTCAAAAAAAGCAAAGGATTCAGCTATCTCTATATTTACTTTGCTAGACCGAGTATCCGAAATTGATTCAAGGAGCAATCAGGGTTTGATATTAGATGAGGTCAAGGGGAACATAGATTTCCAACAAGTCAGCTTCAAATACCCAAGTCGCCTAGATATTCAAATCTTCCATGACTTTACCCTGCACATACCCTCTAGAAAG ACTGTTGCGCTTGTTGGAGAAAGTGGTAGCGGCAAGTCAACTGTAATCACACTATTGGAGAGATTCTACAATCCCGATTCGGGTACCATTCAATTGGACGGAGTGGAAATCAAGAGCTTAAACATAAATTGGTTTAGAAACCAAATTGGACTGGTGAGCCAAGAGCCTATACTCTTCAATGACACAATACGTGCCAACATAGCCTATGGTAAGGATGGGGATGTCACCGAAGAGGAGCTCATTGCAGCTGCAAAAATATCCAATGCACATGAGTTCATATCAAGCCTTCCTCAAGGGTATGGCACCTTCGTTGGGGAGAGAGGGGCACAACTATCCGGTGGCCAGAAGCAACGGGTGGCTATTGCGAGGGCGATACTCAAAGATCCTAAGATACTACTACTCGACGAAGCAACTAGTGCCTTGGATGCAGAATCTGAGCGAATTGTGCAGAATGCCTTAGATCATGTGATGGTTGGCAGGACCACGATTGTCGTGGCACACCGCCTATCTACTATCAAAGGCGCCGATATCATTGCAGTTCTCAAAGATGGTGCAATAGTGGAGAAAGGAAGTCATGACTCCTTGGTGAACATCAAAGATGGATTGTATGCTTCACTAGTTGAACTCCGTTCAGCATCACCGTAA
- the LOC123048161 gene encoding ABC transporter B family member 4 yields MDTAAVAAEGEEESVGQQEKVSFMGMFRYADGTDLLLMLVGTVAALANGVSQPLMTIIFGDTLNAFGDATGDDVLQRVNKVVLKFVYLGIGTAIVSFLQVSCWTLTGERQATRIRSLYLKSVLRQDISFFDLEMTTGQIVSRMSGDTVLVQDAIGEKVGKFQSLVATFVGGFIVGFVKGWLLSLVMLASIPPVVLTGAVVAKLLSKISSRRQASYSAAGNVVEQTIAAIKTVVSFNGEKQAITTYNKLIHKSYKTAVEEGLTNGFGMGSAFFALFSSYGLAIWYGGKLALTKGYTGGQVITVILAIIIGAGTLGNAAPCMTAFVEGQSAAHRLFTTIRRKPKVDPDDNNGKRLENMRGEVELKDVYFSYPARPEQLIFDGFSLLVPSGTTMAIVGESGSGKSTVVSLVERFYDPHDGEVLIDGINIKSLHLDSIRGKIGLVSQEPVLFMTSIKDNITYGKEDATIEEIKRAAELANAAIFIDKLPNGYDTMVGQRGAQLSGGQKQRIAIARAIIKNPKILLLDEATSALDVESERIVQEALDRIMVDRTTLVVAHRLTTVRNADCISVVQQGKIVEQGSHDELVLNLDGAYSQLVLLQESHTEHKIDRRLSTPRSKSKSLSMKRSISGSIGNSSGHSFTLPFGLPSAIEFPGGNETHGQNQEELNGDGEVPKKAPMVQLALLNKPEVPILLLGSLAASVHGVLFPVFGLILSGAIKAFYEQPDKLRKDTSFWGLMCVVMGIISIISIPAEFSLFGLAGGKLIERIRALSFQSIVHQEVAWFDDPRNSSGALGARLSIDSSNVRRLVGDNLSLMVQIISNLVTGVVIAIIADWKLALIIICVIPLTGIQGYANVKFLNGFSQDAKMMNEDASQVATDAVSSIRTVASFCSEKRITRIYEQKCEASKNQGFKTGIAGGIGFGFSFLMLYLTYGLCFYVGGQFVRHGKSNSGDVFEVFFALMLATLGVSQTSAMASDSKKAKDSAVSVFALLDRKSEIDSSSNEGLTLDEVKGNIDFRHVSFNYPTRPDVVIFNNFTLHIPYGKTIALVGESGCGKSTVIALLERFYNPDSGTILLDGVEIKSLNINWLRKQTGLVSQEPVLFNDTIRANIAYGKDGEVSEEELIAAAKASNAHEFISSLPQGYATSVGERGIQLSGGQKQRVAIARGILKDPKILLLDEATSALDAESERIVQNALDHVMVGRTTVAVAHRLSTVKGADIIAVLKDGAIVEKGGHESLMNIKDGVYASLVELRSTHHENA; encoded by the exons GTGGTTCTAAAATTTGTCTACTTGGGTATCGGAACAGCAATCGTCTCCTTTCTTC AGGTGTCATGTTGGACACTTACCGGTGAAAGGCAAGCGACACGCATTCGATCTCTATACCTCAAATCTGTCTTGAGACAGGATATATCATTCTTTGACCTAGAAATGACAACTGGGCAGATCGTTTCGAGAATGTCCGGTGATACTGTCCTAGTTCAGGATGCTATTGGTGAGAAG GTCGGCAAGTTTCAATCACTTGTGGCTACTTTCGTTGGTGGTTTCATTGTAGGTTTCGTGAAAGGATGGCTTCTATCTCTTGTCATGTTGGCATCCATACCTCCAGTTGTACTTACTGGAGCAGTAGTGGCAAAACTGTTGTCCAAAATATCAAGCAGACGTCAAGCATCATATAGTGCTGCGGGTAATGTTGTTGAACAGACAATTGCTGCTATAAAAACA GTTGTTTCTTTCAATGGGGAGAAGCAGGCCATCACAACGTACAATAAACTAAtacacaaatcatacaagactgCTGTTGAGGAAGGACTTACTAATGGCTTTGGCATGGGTTCTGCTTTCTTTGCACTCTTCTCTAGCTATGGTTTAGCCATCTGGTATGGTGGAAAGTTGGCTCTTACAAAAGGATACACAGGAGGACAAGTCATCACAGTCATATTGGCTATCATTATTGGGGCAGG GACTTTAGGTAATGCAGCCCCATGTATGACTGCCTTTGTAGAAGGACAATCAGCAGCACACCGACTGTTCACAACAATAAGGAGAAAACCAAAGGTTGATCCTGATGACAATAATGGTAAGCGATTGGAAAATATGAGGGGAGAAGTTGAGCTGAAGGATGTATATTTTAGCTACCCAGCCAGGCCTGAGCAACTGATATTTGATGGATTCTCACTTCTTGTGCCTAGTGGCACTACAATGGCTATAGTTGGGGAGAGTGGGAGCGGCAAGTCAACTGTGGTTAGTCTTGTAGAGAGATTCTATGATCCACATGATGGTGAGGTTTTAATTGACGGGATCAATATCAAGAGTTTACATCTTGATTCAATAAGAGGGAAAATTGGCCTTGTTAGCCAAGAGCCAGTGCTATTTATGACCTCAATTAAAGACAACATAACATATGGCAAGGAAGACGCAACAATTGAGGAGATCAAGAGAGCAGCTGAGCTCGCCAATGCAGCAATTTTCATCGATAAGTTGCCCAAT GGTTATGACACAATGGTTGGCCAACGTGGTGCTCAACTTTCAGGGGGGCAAAAGCAAAGAATTGCAATTGCGAGAGCAATCATTAAAAACCCCAAAATACTTTTGTTAGATGAGGCTACTAGCGCATTAGACGTGGAGTCGGAGAGGATAGTTCAGGAGGCATTGGATAGAATCATGGTGGACAGAACTACGCTCGTGGTGGCACATCGTCTAACTACTGTGAGAAATGCTGATTGCATATCAGTTGTTCAACAAGGAAAGATAGTTGAACAAG GTTCCCATGATGAATTGGTGCTAAACTTGGATGGCGCGTACTCTCAACTTGTTTTGCTACAAGAAAGTCATACAGAGCATAAAATAGACCGCCGATTGTCTACTCCAAGGTCTAAAAGTAAAAGCTTGTCAATGAAGCGGTCGATTAGTGGTTCGATAGGCAATAGTAGTGGGCATTCTTTCACCCTCCCCTTCGGGCTACCTAGTGCAATTGAATTTCCTGGAGGAAATGAAACACATGGGCAGAATCAGGAAGAGCTGAATGGTGATGGTGAGGTCCCAAAGAAAGCTCCTATGGTACAACTAGCGCTTCTTAACAAGCCAGAGGTACCTATTCTTCTGTTAGGATCTCTAGCTGCATCAGTCCATGGAGTGCTTTTCCCAGTGTTTGGTTTAATACTTTCGGGTGCCATTAAAGCTTTCTATGAGCAACCAGATAAACTCAGAAAAGATACTAGTTTTTGGGGTCTAATGTGTGTTGTCATGGGTATCATATCAATAATCTCAATACCAGCAGAGTTCTCCTTGTTTGGACTAGCTGGTGGCAAGCTTATAGAACGCATCCGAGCTTTGTCATTTCAAAGCATTGTGCACCAAGAAGTTGCTTGGTTTGATGATCCGAGAAATTCCAG CGGAGCACTTGGTGCAAGACTATCAATTGATTCTTCGAATGTCCGACGTTTAGTGGGAGATAACTTGTCTTTAATGGTTCAGATTATCTCAAATCTAGTCACGGGAGTTGTCATTGCTATCATTGCTGACTGGAAGCTTGCTTTGATTATCATATGTGTGATTCCACTTACTGGTATTCAAGGTTATGCCAATGTGAAGTTCTTGAATGGTTTTAGTCAAGATGCTAAG ATGATGAATGAAGATGCGAGTCAAGTGGCCACAGATGCAGTTAGTAGTATAAGGACTGTAGCTTCTTTTTGTTCTGAAAAAAGAATTACAAGAATATATGAGCAGAAATGTGAAGCCTCAAAGAATCAAGGATTCAAAACAGGAATAGCCGGGGGCATTGGATTTGGTTTTTCATTCCTGATGTTGTACCTTACATACGgtctttgtttctatgttggaggGCAATTCGTGCGCCATGGCAAATCAAATTCTGGTGATGTTTTTGAG GTTTTCTTCGCACTGATGTTAGCAACTTTGGGAGTATCTCAAACAAGTGCAATGGCATCCGATTCAAAAAAAGCAAAGGATTCAGCTGTCTCCGTATTTGCTTTGCTGGATCGGAAGTCTGAAATCGACTCAAGTAGCAATGAGGGCTTGACTTTAGACGAGGTCAAGGGCAACATCGATTTTCGACATGTTAGCTTCAACTACCCAACACGCCCAGATGTTGTAATATTTAACAACTTTACCTTGCACATTCCCTATGGAAAG ACTATTGCACTCGTTGGAGAGAGTGGTTGTGGCAAGTCAACTGTAATCGCTCTGTTGGAGAGATTCTACAATCCTGATTCAGGTACCATTTTATTGGATGGAGTGGAAATCAAGAGCTTGAACATCAACTGGTTGAGGAAGCAAACTGGACTAGTTAGCCAAGAGCCTGTACTCTTCAATGACACAATTCGTGCCAACATAGCCTACGGAAAGGACGGAGAAGTCAGTGAGGAGGAGCTCATTGCGGCGGCAAAGGCATCCAATGCGCATGAGTTCATATCAAGCCTTCCTCAAGGATATGCCACCTCCGTTGGGGAGAGAGGGATACAACTATCCGGTGGTCAGAAGCAAAGGGTGGCTATTGCAAGGGGCATACTGAAAGACCCGAAGATACTACTGCTCGACGAGGCGACCAGCGCCTTGGATGCTGAATCTGAGCGGATCGTGCAGAATGCCTTGGATCATGTGATGGTTGGCAGGACCACGGTTGCCGTGGCGCACCGCCTCTCGACGGTCAAAGGCGCCGACATCATTGCAGTCCTCAAGGATGGTGCGATTGTGGAGAAAGGGGGGCACGAGTCCCTGATGAACATCAAAGATGGAGTGTACGCTTCActtgttgaacttcgttcgactcACCATGAAAATGCCTAG